The nucleotide window ATTGGAGCTGCCACAAGGCCCTATCACACGAGCTCGAGCCAAGCTATTTAAGGAGGCCATTTCGGCCTTAGTCCATCAAGTGTGGGGTGGGACATTGGTTGGACACATTGAGAGAGCTTGGACAAGCTCTACGAGTTCACCGTGCAACCTTTTGCAAGCTGAACTCAACTCAGCCTTAGCTCTATGAGTTCGAATCAACTCGATGAGTTCAAATTCAGCTCGATCTAATTTATGCATTTTATTAGTTGCAggaataagttaaatgtgttagttaaattagttagttCAGCTCAAATAATTATTCAgtgtttaatttttcaaaatctggacatcttaattatgtgttaaatatgttttattttaatgcaTGCTTTTAATATGTCTTAGTTAATACATATCATTAATTTGTTTAGCTTACTACATAATTTTAATGTGTTTTAGCTACAGCCGAATTAATGTGCAGGTTTATTATGTCCTAGCTGCTGCCGAATTAATGTGCCTTAAGCTCATTTAATTTGTTGATTTATTAGGTGCAACTACATGCATGGACATCATCAATGCAAGGTGCGCTGATGTTTGGTCTCTCCCAAGCACCCATTCAGCCAATGTGCAGCTGGCTATTCATGTTTTCCAAGCTACTCATTAATTTTTCAAGACCATTCAGCTGATCAAAGCAGCTCATTAAGGACTCCCACACCACTTGGCCAAATGTAGACATTGCCCAATCAACTCCCAATCAACCAAGTTCATTTCAGCTGAATGTGCATCATCTAGAAGCTGTCCATTGACACCCTCCATGCACAAGAAAACTTCAAGGAAGCTGTTTGGAAACTTCATGGAATTTTTAGCTCATTAAAGCTGAACACAATTTAGGTTTATCACTATAAATACTTAGCTATTTCcatgtatttcaaacttttgcaACTTTGAATGAAATTCTGTTATTTTTGTGAGATTTACTTCTCTCAAATTTCGTCCAAAGACTTAGCTTGGCTTATATGTTAGTCGGTGGCGTCAATCTTAGTCTTTTCCGAACTTATCACTCTAATTCGAGTGTGGCGTTCAACCCAAACTTATACCTTCGGTTCCTACCTTTCTATGTAATGGGTCAAGGTCCTTTTATTTCCATCACTTATCCACCTTAAGGTCGTATAAGTCCCGAGTCAGCACTCTTTCATAGTGTTGGTTCGATCTTGACACTTAGGCTTTACTTCCATCCCATCCAAACTATCACTtctctgttttattttctttgatagCCGAACCTAAAACAACTTAAACTTAGCCATTTTTTGAACCTAATTTGATACTTAACTCCATACTTAGTCAATTACCAACCATACTTCAAAACTAAAACGATACTTCTTCGTTAGACGATCGGGCATCTAAACGACTCAACTCACCATACCGAGGTGAGATCGTATCAATTTTCGGGCTTCAAaacagtccaaaaacataaactcattttgTCGATTATCttttaagtaatccatataggattgcaaatagatcattttcatttccatttccattttggaaacctacattcatttccaaatgattccatttctcaaTTTCAGAGCAAATCAtaatcattcctgaatgtttcccatttctcttttcctcttcattccattcatttctattaaaacacgcaattcatttttggtttcaatgagctagcagagggaccaattggacatatgtagttgaggctcaaatgatttataattaagttctggcttttcacctattaattataaactcatttagtcatgaagtcattccactatagtatcgtgactgagctctccccaacGACATACCAACGAAAGCAACTACTCAATTCTCGTTCAATGACCTTGTGattagtgtgttaccctcataataTATTCTTGATCTCTTAGGGATAATATTTGTTCTTCCAATATgttcatattttatctcatggtagtCATTACTTCTtttttcatgaaaagtcaatcattatcaaatagtaataaagtcatccatcacaaagacagACAACTCATGGTCACGTTTACCTTTTATCAACCgcgtaatgccaatgagaggatatcattacccatgttttgggctatgaattccactgttgtgaatgattctacatactacagaagtcgtaCACCTAACGCACCAACTTTCGATTCCTTATCTTTTTGAACTCaggtttttacttacatcaaagtgtacaagtCACACATATATAGTCTGctatccactcaggatttaggtatgccacattatgaatgtcacaagtaaaTAAAACCATAAGCATGTTAGAATCTATTCTGCTTGGGTCTTGTCTAATGTCCAATTAGTCATATCTATGTCTAAATTTTCTAGGAGTCATTCgctccgatgcccaagacaaggcatctccccaattggacttgatagacggcATATTAGTCTTTAAATTGACTTGCTCATTTTCAATTAAACTAATGAAATATTTaagttcgtctactaatataagttatctttTTGTATTACGATCCGACTatgtaataccacttagtattagttaaacattagacaatcaatgagtaacatttgtttccattttactttgcatgcaaaaaccatgtgaggataatatacaaaatattaatataattcatgaataattttattaatcaatctgcTCGAAAAAATTACAAATGTACTTAGATagaaatactacacttagggcaccaaacCCAACATTAATATCATAAGGACATTGGCTACCATGACTAGAACAGTTTTAACACGGTATTCTGAGTTTAGCCGACTAGCTAATCTTCATCTTATTTTGTAAGGACCTTTTATATATCATACTAGCCAATGTTTTAATAATTGGATTGAAGGTCAAACTAGTAAGGCCATTGGCTCTTAGttcaacaataattaaataaataattaaaatatttaaaaataaaatatatttaaaaaattataaaatcaattCAATCATTAgttttgtcttgattttcaattttttatcgGTTCCAAGTAATTTATTTAGAAATTGGTTCAACCCTATGTTCAGGTTAATATATCGATCGGTTTCTGGTCTAATCAACTAGGTTGACATGGTTTAAATAACATTAATACTAGCATGGATAATAAGATCAgtgatttgttttaaaatatttgagTACTTTTCATTGATAGctaaatatatacaaaatgaaatatatatatattaaaggttTTAAGCATAGTAATAGGTATGGCTGATATTATAAACTCGTTAAGGTTGCAAATTTGAGTACATTTAAGCACATAATGTTTTTCTTGTGTGAGTATAATTAGTTAGGGATTTAAGGAGAATAGTATATTAGAAAATGCATGTAGAAATCATTTAAATTTTTTGTATATTAAATTTAAGGACTGAAACTTGACATGCTTTGCTAATTGTTGAATAGAGATCGACTTTGTCAAGAGAAGTAAATGAAGCATCATCCATCGAAAGCCAATAATCTCCTCAAAAAGTTGATATTGTCCTTGGTGGTGTATGGTTTGCTTGATCAAGCACTTAACCAGACAATCTTACTCTATGAACCCGCCACTTCTTTAAGCACTCGTAGAGTTAGGAGACAAAACCCTTACTATGAAAACTATCAATCCATTGAGGAGTCCCCTCGCTCACTATAGATGATACTTCGTAGTAGACTAAGTGGTGACATGTCAACCATAAGTGTCCTATATGCTATAGGGCATGAGTTCAAGTCCAACCATGTGCGTCGCACATGGCTTGCCTTCTTTGGCACTTTTGCTTTATGAATCACACTTGAGCTTTCGATAGGGTCAAGAGATAAAACTGTATTGAGGATAATATTGACTTATTAAAGGGTCCATCGACTCCTGAAAAATGACACTAACAAACTTCTCTTGACGAAATTAACCTCCCCTCAACAACCATGCACGTTCACCTTCTTAGCCACCCGAAAAGGTGTTTCGACTTTGTAAACATGTTACCTTTCTAAGTACTCAGGCTCTTGGAAGAGTTGAGAGACAAAACCCTCCACTAGGGACAATAATGACTTGTTGAGGAGTCCATTGACTCCGAAGGAACCACACTTTGTAGACTTATGCTAATGAAGTCAACCTCCCCTCAACAACCTTATGCAACATGCTAGATTTGCCTTCTCAGGAAGCTCTCACTTTGTGAACTCACCCACTCACCCACCGCCTCTTTAGACCACCTATTTAGGCAGTTGAGCACTAAATAAAATTGGGAGACACAATCTCCCACTAAAGACAATACCTACGAGTTGAGATGTTTGTTGGAACCACACTAATTCTCAACAAACGATAATTCACAAACTTCTGAACCTATACACAACACTAATCACATTGCTCAACTCATAGTTGCAtaattctattatttaatttcattaactcaaaaaaaaaaaattgacataACCCACCAAAATTACAATATCCAATCaaaggttaaaatgtgaaatgaagaGTAAATTCAACCTCCTAGACACACAAAACCAACAAGCAGAATACAAGAAGGAAGTCTGTTTGAAAACACTTAAGACCAAAcactaaattatttaattggtaAAGCAAAAAAGGGAAAAGTGTTTGCAAAGCAGTTAATCATGATCGAAGCAGCTTGATTCCGAATGAAATGGTGCAAATCATCAGCCCAAACAATGCCAAAAACCCATATTTCCTGCACATTATaatattatcatttttatttttctatcgaATGACAATAATAACTAATAAAATTAGTTCACATTACTCAAATTGATTAATGCAGATTCCATTGATATCAACTAAAGAATTCTAACATAAATATGTTACTTCAGTTTATGTAATTGATAGCTCGACCgacataatttaaatataaaataaaattatataattaattaatttttagtacaaTATATGAATTAGAAAAAGAAATACTTCATATTACTTTAAGAGATTCAATCTACCAACTTAAGTCGAtttgattaaattatattaaacttTGTTACTTTAGTTAAACTAACTTTTAATgtcatatataattttatgaatcTAATATTTGATTTAATTGTATTTCTAATTATAaccattaacataaaataatatttcttatttgaattatatagtataattaaaatatatcaatttattaatttaaatattataatagaaaattttcaaataataattaaaacattttttaacacattcatcatttaatataattttattctaTATAACTAGTgcaacataatatttttaaaataataattaattaacatatttaacactaatattaattaaaattttaaaattttattcaaatctattatattatatatatacatattctataGCCAGGTTTTGAATAAAACTGGAAACTTTCAATTTGGGGTAAGTTATGAACATGACATATGTCAccaatgaaattaaaatattaatttttatgacaAGAAATCAATTaaatcaatatattaatttattaccTAATATATATTTTCGGAAACTTCAatgtaatttaatatttttcacaaaaattattgGTGTAATTAATGTGGCATGGTGAATTAAAAATATCAGTTGTTCACAAGTAAAAACTTTACCATAAAATTTGTGAGAATTAACCAATAAATGCAGTCAAcaggaaaattaatgaaacaaatTTTAGGGTTTGTATTAATGCTATATTTAGCACTCAAATGGCTAGaattttattcaaataataattttattttaatattaattatataattataacaattttattttattttaaaattttaattaataattctaaattaaatattataattacttttaaatgtaaaataatataataaaaataaaatgtattcTTTAATTTTATAAACTCATATCTTATACTTCTATTACATCCAAATAAACCCTTACGACGTTAATTGGTATCTAAGTTAACTCTAAATTAGGAGTGAAGtgaaaagatttttaaaattctggattgaattataaaattttgaaaaataaaataataatatcattattatattcACTTCTAAATTTATGGCAACAAAAAAAATCTAATTATTGGAAAAAGTAATTAAGTGCTTAGTTGGATATGGGTCAAAGATGGGTTCTAATTAAAATGTAAGCACTTATATGAAATATaagaaattatataaataaaatataaagttgaACAACATCATCTCAGTTTTCACAAGGGTCTAATTAGTTCAGTTAAGTCGGTTTTCTgggttttttcatttttcttttaatgAATCAATTACAAACAAATACcaagaaaagagagagaaaatgaAATACCCGATAGTGAGACGGTTCTGAGGATCGCCGGTGGAATAGCCGGTGAAGTAAAAATAACGGGTGACGGTGTAGAAAAGACCCAGTGCAGCGGAGACGCAAGGATGCCCCATCCCTCCCAACACTATCAAAATGAAGAACACGGGCATCATCTCCAGCGAGTTCTGGTGCCCTCTCTGCATTTACATTTATTCgcattcaattcaacatattgaCAAACAAATCAAGATCAATGGCGAAGGCGAAGGCGAAATAAGCAAACCTGAACACAGTTGAAGATTTTGGCATTTTTGTTTTCGGATTCGAGAGCGTAGAGGTTAGGAAAATTGACCTTATACTTCTTGCGAGCTTTCACAACTTGGTACCCCATCCACATGTTGAGGCAGCAGTAAACAACCACCACTATCACTACATAACCGTATTCCTTTCCCATTATCATCTCCATCTTTTCtctgtttttttcttttcttctcttttttgaGTTCTTATAACGTTTTTTCACTCCAGTCGCCCACTGGGTTTGAATTTAATTTCcactttcttttctcttctatgggACTCTTGACTTGCACGCCAAGTTTATCCATATACAAAACTACAAAAATGTCAAAACCGGccacttgaattttttttattctttgttTCACTgtgatataaataaataattcaaaacCAACTATCGAGAAGTGGGAAACTTGAGAGGAAATGAAAACCACGGACTTTGTCAATTGATTCCTTGCTTAACTGGATCCTCCCACCCCAATTTCACATTTTTATTTCGTTACATCTATAATATAAGAAGGGAAaagttaatattaaaattatttgcataaaaaattatttaatagcaTGAAGTcttagttaaaatttttaaatatgaggTCAAACTGTATTACCTCATCTCCCCAAAAGTGATATACACTTTGAATGAGTTTAATCCTCaaaatcatttattttaattgtttaatttaaatatttcatataaaaattataaaatgcaaaaacattattatattaacatttattgttttataaaattgatttaatgtaatttttaaatCAAGTTGATGTTAAATTAATTTGTAGCGCACATTATATAAGTATAGCTTAAAGTATTAGTGAAGCTTAATCatcataattcataaaatattaaaaatcagctgaatataattcataaaataaaaatatatatatatacagtagttctttctttctttctttcttttaaattaaaaataaaaactcgaTTTCGACCATCTTAATCATCATCATTACTATCAAGGTTGATGCATAAATAAATCAACTTGgataagaatgaaaaaaaaaatataaaatgaccataattttttttttttgtgggggCGGTTAAAAACACTccatttttatcgaattttctgGTTCCAGGCTTCCCGTCAAAAGAACCATGCTGTCCGTTTTGAGTTTTCAATACACTGATATGACAGAAACAAAAGGGAGTAAGACTTAGGAAACAACGAGTCTTACACAACACAAGCAAATGCTTTTACATACTACATTTAAAGCAAAACGCCAAGGACCTTAGTTTCCTTTATTCACATACTGTCACTGTTCAAGAAGTTAAGCCAGTACACTGCTTAAGGTATGACAGAAATGAACCAAAAAAACAAGTGAATCTCAAATGTTTATTAATACTGAATCCTATCACTCACTTCTTTAGTAGCATAGCGCTGCATTGTGCCATTATCTTTGATGCCCTGGTAATAGAATCAGTCATGTAGAAATTCTCAACAGCAGCCTTGAACGGTGTCAAGCTTATCTTCTGACTACAGTCTGGACTCAATGAAGGTCCAAAAGCAGCTGGCTCTATCTCATCTGTGTTGAGTAGGTTTGGTGCAACAGTCCTCATCCTGGATCGTATGGCTCCTAATGTATCATAAGGTAAACGAATTCCTGCAACCTCAGAGAGTGCTCGAATAATCTTCCAATCATCCCTAGCATCACCCACTGTAGGGACTGCAGGTAATGTTTGCTGAGAGCAACCTTCAGTATTTTCATATGTACCCTCCTTCTCACTGAATGCTGCTGAAGGAAGAATTACATTGGCACAATAGACACTTTGGTCCCCATGGTGCCCCTGATACACCACAAAAGCATCCGATGGAACTTTGTTCAAGTTCACATCATCAGCACCCATTAGATACAAGAATTTCGCGGACTCGATGCTGTTGCTGGATTCTGGTACAAGTCCAAGGTCGAGGGCTGCAGCCTGGGCTGCATTGAGAAGTAAAACATTGAATCCATTCCAGTCAGGTCTGATAACATTTCCATTCTTCGCAATGGCTTCAACAGCAGCAAAAATTGCATCTTTGTCGTCCCTCTCAAACAGGCCAGCACCAACAATGATGGCTGGGTTTTTGGCATTTGAGATGGCAGAGCAAAAAGAATGATGCCCCTCAGCAATTTCTATAAGTGTTTGTGGGCCAGTACCAAGATGCTGGCAATCATAGTTGAATTCGGTTGGCGGACCAATATAGGCAACTTTAGCATTTGATGCTCGAACTGTTTTACAAATTCTGGCATTTACCATAGCAGCTTCAACCCTTGGCTGAAATTTAACATGAAATTATAAGATTATTAAGCTGAAAATTAACAAGAAATTATATGATCAGCATACCTTATACTTACTATATTCTAAAATCCAATCTATCCGCACTAT belongs to Gossypium arboreum isolate Shixiya-1 chromosome 7, ASM2569848v2, whole genome shotgun sequence and includes:
- the LOC108463191 gene encoding uncharacterized protein LOC108463191 — translated: MEMIMGKEYGYVVIVVVVYCCLNMWMGYQVVKARKKYKVNFPNLYALESENKNAKIFNCVQRGHQNSLEMMPVFFILIVLGGMGHPCVSAALGLFYTVTRYFYFTGYSTGDPQNRLTIGKYGFLALFGLMICTISFGIKLLRS